In the genome of Gloeotrichia echinulata CP02, one region contains:
- a CDS encoding transposase yields MHSLKEEFHDIFDNSEDLGEGISGLLDWLEKAEPYYQKSVKTIKRWFGEIIGYFERKTTNGVIEGMNNKLKLIKRSGFGLRNFRNFEIRALLSWHYNINLAR; encoded by the coding sequence ATGCATTCATTGAAAGAGGAATTCCATGATATTTTTGATAACAGTGAAGATTTAGGAGAAGGAATTTCAGGTCTACTAGATTGGTTAGAGAAAGCTGAACCTTATTACCAAAAAAGTGTTAAGACAATTAAACGATGGTTTGGAGAGATAATAGGATATTTTGAAAGAAAAACTACTAATGGAGTAATAGAAGGAATGAATAATAAATTAAAATTGATAAAAAGAAGTGGATTTGGTTTGAGAAATTTTCGCAATTTTGAAATTAGAGCTTTACTTTCTTGGCATTATAATATTAATTTAGCACGCTAA
- the coaE gene encoding dephospho-CoA kinase (Dephospho-CoA kinase (CoaE) performs the final step in coenzyme A biosynthesis.), with translation MTKRIIGLTGGIATGKSTVSNYLASAYNLPILDADIYARDAVSVGSPLLRAIAQRYGELILQPDGDLHRQKLGEIIFNDQAERKWLEDLIHPYVRDRFLNAIAESPSETLVLVIPLLFEAQMTNLVTEIWVVSCSQLQQIERLMQRNYLNREQALARINSQLSLTEKVAGANIVLDNSSTQEALLKQVDIAFGAYSRDG, from the coding sequence GCTACAGGTAAAAGTACTGTTAGCAATTATTTGGCTAGTGCTTACAATTTACCGATTTTAGATGCTGACATTTATGCAAGAGATGCAGTATCTGTAGGTTCACCCCTTCTTAGGGCGATCGCACAACGTTACGGCGAATTAATTTTACAGCCAGATGGTGATCTCCATCGCCAAAAGCTGGGGGAAATTATCTTTAATGATCAAGCTGAACGCAAATGGCTAGAAGATTTGATTCATCCCTACGTGCGCGATCGCTTTCTCAACGCCATTGCTGAATCCCCTTCAGAAACACTGGTCTTGGTAATACCGTTGCTATTTGAAGCTCAGATGACTAATTTAGTCACAGAAATCTGGGTAGTTAGTTGCTCACAATTACAGCAAATCGAAAGATTAATGCAGCGAAATTACTTGAATCGAGAACAAGCACTAGCTCGCATTAATAGCCAATTATCACTTACAGAAAAAGTCGCTGGTGCAAACATTGTATTAGATAACTCTTCCACTCAAGAAGCTCTCTTGAAACAGGTGGATATAGCTTTTGGCGCGTACAGCAGAGATGGGTGA
- a CDS encoding cysteine desulfurase-like protein, with the protein MQPLDLKWIRAQFPALTQQINGQPAIFCDGPGGTQVPGAVLDAMSDYLVKSNANAHGTFATSIRTDALINAARAASADFLGCANDEVVFGANMTTLTFSLSRAIGRELQPGDEIIVTRLDHYANISPWYALEESGVKIRVVDINVEDCTLNLCELEQHLNSQTRLVAIGYASNAVGTINDVAEVVRLAHAVGALVFVDAVHYTPHGPIDVQTLDCDFLACSVYKFFGPHIGILYGKREHLARFQPYKLQPAPEEGPSRWETGTLNHEALAGLVAAINYLAKLGCRVSPTISNEVLAAFLETHTEKWETFHCPRIPTTPDEPTHLTSSSYPNRRAALLVAMSAIQQYEQELSQHLISGLLAIPGLTLYGITDTQRLAWRTPTFGLRLPGQTPQSLAQTLGDRGIFSWHGNFYANGVTEKLGLEASGGLLRIGLVHYNTVEEIDRVLHALKEITAAIAVS; encoded by the coding sequence ATGCAACCTCTTGACTTAAAATGGATACGTGCCCAGTTTCCGGCACTTACACAACAAATCAATGGACAACCTGCGATTTTCTGTGATGGTCCTGGTGGTACTCAGGTACCCGGAGCAGTGTTAGACGCGATGAGTGATTATCTGGTGAAGTCAAACGCCAATGCCCACGGCACTTTTGCTACTAGTATACGTACAGATGCCCTGATTAATGCTGCTAGGGCTGCTAGTGCTGATTTCCTAGGATGTGCCAATGATGAGGTGGTATTTGGTGCGAATATGACCACCCTCACCTTTAGTTTGAGTCGCGCTATTGGTCGAGAACTGCAACCAGGTGATGAAATCATTGTTACCCGGCTTGATCATTATGCTAATATTTCCCCCTGGTATGCTTTGGAAGAAAGCGGTGTTAAAATCCGGGTGGTTGATATTAATGTGGAAGACTGCACCCTCAACCTGTGCGAACTGGAACAGCACCTCAATTCCCAGACACGCTTGGTAGCAATTGGCTATGCATCCAACGCCGTGGGGACAATTAACGATGTCGCCGAGGTGGTGCGCCTCGCCCATGCTGTTGGTGCTTTGGTGTTTGTTGATGCAGTCCACTACACCCCTCACGGACCGATTGATGTCCAGACCCTAGACTGTGATTTTCTGGCCTGTTCGGTTTACAAGTTTTTTGGTCCCCATATTGGTATTCTCTATGGTAAACGGGAGCATCTAGCCCGGTTTCAACCTTATAAACTACAACCAGCCCCAGAGGAAGGCCCATCGCGCTGGGAAACAGGGACTTTGAATCACGAAGCTTTAGCCGGATTAGTCGCAGCAATTAATTATTTGGCAAAACTAGGTTGCCGTGTTTCACCTACAATTAGTAATGAAGTGCTGGCAGCTTTTTTAGAGACACATACAGAAAAATGGGAAACCTTCCACTGTCCCCGCATTCCGACGACACCGGATGAACCTACACATTTAACATCCAGTTCCTATCCTAATCGGCGTGCTGCTTTGCTTGTAGCGATGTCAGCAATTCAGCAATATGAACAAGAACTCAGCCAACATTTAATTTCTGGACTTTTGGCGATTCCTGGCTTAACCTTATATGGGATCACAGATACTCAACGCTTGGCTTGGCGGACACCAACCTTTGGATTGCGACTCCCAGGACAAACCCCTCAAAGTTTAGCACAAACATTAGGCGATCGCGGTATTTTTTCCTGGCATGGCAATTTCTATGCGAACGGTGTAACTGAGAAATTAGGCTTAGAAGCGAGTGGCGGTTTGCTGCGGATTGGACTAGTACACTACAACACCGTTGAAGAGATTGATCGAGTTTTACATGCTTTGAAGGAAATAACAGCCGCGATCGCCGTCTCATAA